In the genome of Verrucomicrobiia bacterium, one region contains:
- a CDS encoding response regulator: MADPAKKKILVIDDEEKFASMIKKNLEALGKFEVRVETKGAQGLQAAKDFKPDLILLDVIMPDKRGTEVAIEIRETEKINNTPIVFLTATVGKGQSEAFGGVVGGRPFTIKPALSKPVSTKDLVKCIEDNLAPKKTPEDDPEE; the protein is encoded by the coding sequence ATGGCAGACCCGGCAAAGAAAAAAATCCTTGTTATCGACGATGAAGAAAAATTCGCAAGCATGATCAAAAAAAACCTGGAAGCCCTCGGAAAGTTCGAGGTCCGCGTGGAGACCAAAGGCGCCCAGGGGCTGCAGGCGGCCAAAGACTTCAAACCCGACCTCATTCTTCTGGACGTGATTATGCCGGACAAGCGTGGTACGGAGGTGGCCATCGAAATCCGAGAAACGGAAAAGATCAATAACACCCCCATCGTTTTTCTTACCGCTACCGTGGGCAAGGGGCAAAGCGAAGCCTTCGGCGGAGTGGTAGGGGGGCGGCCGTTTACCATTAAACCTGCCCTTTCTAAGCCGGTCAGTACCAAGGACCTGGTCAAATGCATCGAAGATAACCTCGCCCCGAAGAAGACCCCGGAAGACGATCCCGAAGAATAA
- a CDS encoding ATP-binding protein — protein sequence MKVLLIENNAQDADFLEGLLESQKIASLQIYRAADLEEGLSKIRGFLPSIILVNFDFFSGRPDRVEKFSSESKQIPVLALIRNNDERAAAQALQMGFADYLPKASLDAELLAHWLKNAASKKDLQIALLSSQLRKALIVNAVTEGIVETDLNGRAVQTNASACRMLGRSVKEILGHSLEEILMPDTGLSPPALNPGKEMLETLRDGQLRAADQVSFYDKKGGTLTVNFVVHPVFDNNTLAGLMLFFREISDQVKVEEKLKDAIQEQLKNEQKLIEALMELKRVNERLRSTQDQLIQAEKLQSVGRLAAGVAHEVKNPLAILLQGAEYLQQTMGDADQEKASVLQDMIDAVRRADAVIKGLLDFAAPVEPMMENVDLHSVMDESLNLVKHLLMNNKVQTSKKYDSGVSPLPLDKNRMMQVFVNLFSNAIHAMPQGGDLILTTRRLDPPAGEFRVVVEIEDTGTGIPAEILDKIFDPFITTRRGLGGTGLGLSVVRSIVEMHKGEIKIENRKKNGAKVTLKF from the coding sequence ATGAAGGTCCTTCTCATCGAAAACAATGCCCAGGATGCCGACTTTTTGGAAGGGCTGCTGGAATCGCAGAAAATAGCGAGCCTGCAGATTTATAGAGCGGCGGACCTCGAAGAGGGCTTGTCGAAGATCCGCGGTTTTTTGCCTTCCATCATTCTGGTCAATTTCGATTTTTTTTCCGGACGTCCCGATCGCGTTGAAAAATTCTCTTCCGAGTCCAAACAAATCCCTGTTCTTGCGCTCATCCGCAACAATGATGAGCGGGCGGCCGCCCAGGCCCTGCAGATGGGATTTGCCGATTATCTTCCCAAGGCGAGCCTGGACGCGGAGCTTCTGGCGCATTGGCTTAAGAATGCCGCTTCCAAGAAAGATCTCCAGATCGCGCTCCTGAGCAGCCAGCTGAGGAAGGCTTTGATCGTGAATGCCGTGACCGAAGGAATCGTGGAGACGGACCTGAACGGCAGGGCTGTTCAAACGAATGCTTCTGCGTGCCGGATGCTCGGACGGAGCGTGAAGGAGATTCTCGGCCACAGCCTCGAGGAGATCCTGATGCCGGATACAGGCCTTTCACCGCCGGCTTTGAATCCAGGGAAAGAAATGTTGGAAACCCTCCGCGACGGACAACTGCGCGCCGCCGATCAGGTCTCTTTTTATGACAAAAAGGGCGGGACCTTGACGGTGAACTTCGTTGTCCATCCGGTGTTTGACAACAACACGCTTGCCGGCCTGATGCTTTTTTTTCGGGAGATCTCGGACCAGGTCAAGGTCGAGGAAAAGCTCAAAGACGCCATTCAGGAGCAATTAAAGAACGAGCAGAAGCTCATCGAAGCCCTGATGGAATTGAAACGGGTCAATGAACGTCTGCGTTCCACCCAGGACCAGCTCATCCAGGCGGAGAAATTGCAATCGGTGGGCCGCTTAGCCGCGGGCGTGGCTCATGAGGTCAAAAACCCCCTGGCGATCCTGCTTCAAGGCGCGGAATATTTACAGCAGACGATGGGTGATGCAGATCAGGAAAAGGCAAGCGTCCTGCAGGACATGATCGACGCGGTGCGCCGGGCCGACGCTGTCATCAAAGGTCTCCTGGATTTTGCCGCTCCCGTGGAACCCATGATGGAAAACGTGGATTTGCATTCAGTCATGGATGAATCGCTGAATCTGGTCAAGCACCTGCTGATGAATAATAAAGTCCAAACTTCCAAGAAATACGATTCGGGCGTTTCTCCGCTGCCGCTCGACAAAAACAGGATGATGCAGGTTTTTGTTAACCTGTTCTCCAATGCCATTCACGCGATGCCTCAGGGAGGCGACCTTATTTTGACGACGCGTCGCCTGGATCCTCCTGCTGGAGAATTTCGCGTCGTGGTCGAAATAGAAGATACAGGAACGGGCATCCCTGCGGAGATTCTAGACAAGATTTTTGACCCGTTCATTACGACGCGCCGCGGACTCGGCGGCACCGGTTTGGGCCTTTCGGTCGTTCGAAGCATCGTCGAAATGCACAAAGGGGAAATAAAAATCGAAAACCGAAAGAAAAACGGCGCCAAAGTCACGCTGAAATTTTAA
- a CDS encoding response regulator, whose amino-acid sequence MSKKILVIDDDPHIVELLKNRLVACSYQVVTAHDGEEGLLQVQKEHPDLIIVDVLMPKMDGYTFVRTLKRNEAIKATPVIVLTAKDKMKDLFELEGVKDYMVKPYRPEDLLKKVRSNLGEE is encoded by the coding sequence ATGTCAAAAAAAATCCTAGTCATTGACGACGACCCCCACATCGTGGAACTGCTGAAGAACCGTTTGGTGGCGTGTTCCTATCAGGTAGTGACGGCTCATGACGGGGAAGAAGGCCTCCTGCAAGTCCAAAAAGAACATCCCGATCTCATCATCGTCGATGTTCTCATGCCCAAGATGGACGGCTACACTTTCGTAAGGACGCTCAAGCGCAATGAGGCCATCAAGGCGACTCCCGTGATTGTCCTGACTGCCAAGGATAAGATGAAAGACCTGTTCGAGCTCGAAGGCGTCAAGGACTACATGGTGAAGCCCTACCGCCCGGAAGACCTGCTAAAAAAAGTGCGAAGCAATCTTGGGGAAGAGTAA
- a CDS encoding lysophospholipase: protein MEEQDFFQAQDGTKLFYRYYANPDAKRTMIIVHGHGEHCGRYHKFVRHLETQKISLAMYDARGMGRSGGREVYIDSLDRFVDDLTAFRDFLRKRHGVNGKIILFGHSLGGLVAVHWAKRFPEEIACLILSSPCLGLKLSSFLIAFNAMLNRIHPRLVYANPVYPPHLSHNPEEIEAYKKDPLIKRKISVRLLAEMITYGRKIDAEPAFDFPFPVYILMSGLEKVVDREKTKAFFDKVKSPHKEMQIFEGFYHEIFNELGQEKVFEVLRQFLNASESFSRLD, encoded by the coding sequence ATGGAAGAGCAGGATTTTTTTCAAGCGCAGGACGGGACAAAATTATTTTACCGCTATTACGCTAATCCCGACGCCAAGAGGACCATGATCATCGTCCATGGACACGGCGAGCACTGCGGCCGGTATCATAAATTTGTCCGTCATCTCGAAACGCAGAAGATATCCCTGGCCATGTACGACGCGCGGGGTATGGGGCGTTCAGGGGGACGCGAGGTTTATATTGATTCGCTCGACCGGTTTGTGGACGACCTCACCGCGTTCCGGGATTTTTTGAGAAAACGCCACGGTGTGAACGGTAAGATCATTCTGTTCGGGCACAGCCTCGGCGGGCTTGTCGCGGTCCATTGGGCGAAGCGGTTTCCGGAAGAAATTGCGTGCTTGATTTTATCGTCACCGTGCCTGGGGCTCAAGCTGTCTTCCTTTCTGATCGCATTCAACGCGATGCTCAACCGGATTCACCCGAGGCTCGTGTATGCCAATCCCGTCTACCCGCCGCACTTGTCGCATAATCCCGAAGAGATCGAGGCCTACAAAAAGGACCCGCTCATTAAGCGAAAAATTTCTGTTCGATTGCTGGCGGAAATGATAACATATGGCCGCAAAATTGATGCCGAACCGGCATTTGATTTCCCTTTTCCCGTTTACATCCTGATGTCTGGGCTTGAAAAAGTCGTGGACCGGGAAAAAACGAAGGCTTTCTTTGACAAAGTGAAGTCACCCCACAAAGAGATGCAAATCTTCGAGGGGTTTTATCATGAAATTTTTAATGAATTAGGCCAGGAAAAGGTCTTTGAAGTGCTCCGCCAGTTTCTTAACGCGTCGGAATCCTTTTCGCGTCTGGACTAA
- a CDS encoding long-chain fatty acid--CoA ligase, translating into MDNQELSSNLVQLYLARVDRFRDRKALFYKTRPSGDYVGWTWKEWAAKVEAAAFALHAASVRRGDRVGILSENRPEWTVADLGILSLGAVTVPIYPTSSCKDIRYILENAGIEVLFVSTQEQQARIQEALSGYQALRMLVLFDGPGFDGFLKKGEEEKKRSPDTVRQEIDKTSPEDLATLIYTSGTTGPPKGVMLTHRNFVANYLGASEVIEVREDDVALSFLPLSHVFERLAGYYFMIFHGAAIAYAESMQSVPDDMMKVRPTIAASVPRLYEKMHARIMEKIEHASPLRKALFAWAVKTGREYAAVNLRKKQPSPALKFKRGIAALLVFNKLRGKLGGRIRFFISGGAPLSKELAEFFYAAGVVILEGYGLTETSPVIAVNCPNALKLGTVGKPLPNVEVKIAEDGEILTKGPCVMKGYYKNPEATRQVFDGDWFRTGDIGEIDAEGFLKITDRKKDIIVTSGGKNISPQNIENTLTADRIFLQAVVVGDKRNYLVALIVPNRTEFEGHAAALGLQRPWAELLKDPQILQWAEEHIKAKTANLARYEQIKYFTLLEKDLTVEGGELTPTLKIKRKAVLEKFQSVVEAMYQKGESFRTVS; encoded by the coding sequence ATGGACAATCAGGAGTTGTCATCCAACCTGGTCCAGCTTTACCTCGCGCGGGTGGACCGGTTCCGGGACAGAAAAGCGCTCTTCTATAAGACCCGTCCCTCAGGCGATTACGTGGGCTGGACCTGGAAGGAATGGGCTGCCAAAGTCGAGGCGGCGGCCTTCGCGCTTCATGCGGCCAGCGTGCGCCGAGGGGACCGCGTCGGAATCCTTTCCGAAAACCGGCCTGAATGGACTGTCGCCGATCTCGGTATTTTGTCGCTTGGAGCCGTCACGGTTCCCATTTATCCCACCTCCTCCTGCAAAGACATCCGTTACATCCTGGAAAATGCCGGTATCGAGGTCCTGTTTGTCTCCACGCAAGAACAGCAGGCGCGCATTCAGGAGGCATTGTCGGGCTACCAGGCGCTCCGGATGCTCGTCCTCTTCGACGGGCCCGGATTCGACGGTTTTCTGAAAAAAGGAGAAGAAGAAAAAAAACGCTCGCCCGACACGGTGCGCCAGGAAATAGACAAGACGTCGCCCGAAGATCTTGCGACGCTAATCTATACTTCCGGCACCACGGGCCCTCCGAAAGGAGTCATGCTGACCCACCGGAATTTCGTGGCGAATTACCTCGGCGCCAGCGAAGTCATCGAAGTCCGGGAAGACGATGTCGCGCTTTCTTTTCTGCCCTTGAGCCACGTCTTCGAGCGCCTTGCCGGCTATTATTTCATGATTTTTCACGGCGCTGCCATTGCCTACGCGGAAAGTATGCAGAGCGTTCCCGACGACATGATGAAAGTGCGACCGACGATTGCGGCCAGCGTCCCGCGCCTCTACGAAAAAATGCATGCGCGTATCATGGAAAAGATCGAGCATGCCTCGCCGCTCCGCAAAGCTCTGTTTGCCTGGGCCGTGAAAACGGGGCGGGAGTACGCAGCCGTCAACCTGCGTAAGAAACAGCCTTCGCCTGCTTTGAAATTCAAAAGAGGCATTGCCGCGCTTCTGGTTTTCAATAAACTGCGCGGCAAGCTCGGAGGGCGTATCCGGTTTTTTATTTCGGGCGGGGCCCCGCTTTCCAAAGAGCTCGCGGAATTTTTTTACGCAGCCGGCGTCGTTATTTTGGAAGGATACGGACTCACCGAAACCTCCCCGGTCATTGCGGTGAACTGTCCCAATGCGCTCAAATTGGGAACCGTAGGGAAGCCGCTTCCCAACGTGGAAGTCAAAATCGCGGAGGACGGCGAAATCCTCACCAAGGGACCGTGCGTCATGAAAGGTTATTACAAGAATCCCGAGGCCACGCGGCAGGTGTTTGACGGAGACTGGTTTCGTACCGGAGATATCGGAGAAATCGATGCGGAAGGTTTTTTGAAAATCACAGATCGGAAAAAAGACATCATCGTAACCTCGGGCGGGAAGAATATCTCCCCGCAGAACATCGAAAACACACTGACCGCAGACCGCATCTTCCTCCAGGCCGTGGTGGTCGGCGACAAGCGGAACTATCTTGTGGCCCTGATCGTCCCTAACCGCACCGAATTCGAGGGGCATGCCGCCGCTCTGGGACTGCAGCGGCCGTGGGCGGAACTCCTCAAAGATCCCCAGATCCTGCAGTGGGCCGAGGAGCATATTAAGGCCAAGACGGCGAATCTCGCGCGGTATGAACAGATCAAATATTTCACGCTTCTCGAAAAGGACCTGACCGTCGAAGGGGGAGAGCTGACGCCTACCCTGAAAATCAAACGGAAGGCGGTTTTGGAAAAGTTCCAATCGGTGGTCGAAGCCATGTATCAAAAAGGAGAGTCTTTCAGGACCGTTTCCTGA